Proteins encoded by one window of Arachis hypogaea cultivar Tifrunner chromosome 1, arahy.Tifrunner.gnm2.J5K5, whole genome shotgun sequence:
- the LOC112796539 gene encoding calmodulin-lysine N-methyltransferase, whose protein sequence is MENSRTKEKASSLRWQILRHALLPRNSHPKTHEESETRIKRISRRTTHGFNLIHCHEVKVNADDECDSNKSNGSTMDMRVCYTLPVPGSPQLFLTQRVENHAQLSDFEICNRYNIDNTGLVCNWPSEDVLAHFCLSQADIFRSKKVIELGSGYGLAGFVIAAVTEASEVVISDGNPQVVYYTQRNIEANSRAFGDTVVKSMRLHWDQEDNIADTFDIIVASDCTFFKDFHGGLVRIVKRLLSKSASSEAIFLSPKRGNSLDLFLGVVEENGLNFSVTEKYDTEVWKRHEGFLNGENRTSWPSYEKDHCYPLLIRITL, encoded by the exons ATGGAAAATAGCAGAACAAAGGAGAAAGCTTCCTCTTTGAGATGGCAGATCCTCCGCCACGCTCTTCTCCCTCGCAATTCTCATCCTAAGACAC ATGAGGAATCTGAAACGCGTATTAAGAGAATTTCGAGAAGAACAACGCATGGATTCAATTTGATACACTGTCATGAAGTGAAAGTGAATGCTGATGATGAATGTGACTCCAATAAAAGCAACGGTTCCACCATGGATATGCGAGTTTGTTACACTCTTCCTGTCCCTGGCTCTCCGCAACTGTTTTTGAC ACAAAGAGTGGAAAATCATGCACAGCTCAGTGATTTTGAGATATGCAACAGATACAACATTGACAACACTGGCCTTGTCT GTAATTGGCCTTCGGAAGATGTTCTTGCTCACTTTTGCTTGTCGCAAGCAGATATATTCAG GTCTAAAAAAGTTATTGAACTTGGTTCTGGCTATGGCTTGGCTGGGTTTGTTATTGCAGCTGTTACTGAGGCATCAGAGGTTGTAATCTCAGATGGAAATCCCCAAGTGGTTTATT ATACTCAGCGTAACATTGAAGCCAACTCTAGAGCATTTGGGGATACAGTTGTGAAGTCTATGCGGCTCCATTGGGATCAGGAAGATAATATTGCAGACACTTTCGATATCATTGTTGCAAGTGATTG CACTTTCTTTAAGGATTTCCACGGAGGCCTTGTTCGAATTGTCAAACGGCTATTGTCCAAATCAGCATCTTCAGAGGCTATATTTTTAAGTCCTAAAAGAGGCAACTCATTGGACCTGTTCTTGGGGGTGGTTGaagaaaatggtttgaatttcaGTGTCACAGAGAAATATGATACAGAAGTATGGAAACGCCATGAGGGGTTCTTGAACGGTGAAAATAGAACCTCTTGGCCAAGTTATGAGAAAGATCACTGCTATCCACTATTAATCAGAATTACCCTATGA
- the LOC112796532 gene encoding thaumatin-like protein 1 yields the protein MSLLLSHHYYHQQHYYSSKSLFIFLHLLASTGLWVSATTFTFQNKCEHTVWPGILGKPDLGATGFELRSGDTRSFDAPPAWSGRFWARTGCKFDDSGHGACSTGDCGSGEVNCNGNGAAPPATLAEFTLDGGAGGAQDYYDVSLVDGYNVPMVVEVSGGTGACAATGCGADLNRRCPEELRVDGGDACNSACRAFGKAEYCCDGEFGSPAACKPSVYSEIFKSACPKAYSYAFDDATSTFTCSGADYTITFCPTSLPSLKSLMDSGAGSSVEQAAVATKSWIANLATGASTRTQHFAPFISAFFVALTFIILSNLIS from the exons ATGTCTCTGCTACTCTCACATCATTATTATCACCAACAACATTATTATTCTTCTAAATCACTCTTCATTTTCCTACATCTACTTGCTTCCACAG GGTTATGGGTGTCAGCAACGACATTCACATTTCAGAACAAATGTGAACACACAGTTTGGCCCGGCATTCTTGGAAAGCCTGATCTCGGAGCCACAGGCTTCGAGCTCAGGAGTGGAGACACGCGCTCCTTTGACGCGCCTCCAGCCTGGTCGGGCCGGTTCTGGGCCCGAACAGGCTGTAAGTTTGACGATTCAGGACACGGCGCGTGTTCCACGGGTGACTGTGGCTCCGGAGAGGTCAACTGCAACGGCAATGGCGCCGCACCGCCAGCTACTCTTGCCGAGTTCACACTTGACGGCGGCGCCGGCGGCGCCCAGGACTACTACGACGTAAGCCTTGTCGATGGCTACAACGTGCCGATGGTGGTGGAGGTGAGTGGCGGAACCGGCGCGTGCGCCGCGACGGGGTGCGGCGCGGATCTGAACCGGCGATGCCCGGAGGAACTGAGGGTGGATGGAGGAGACGCGTGTAACAGCGCGTGCCGAGCGTTTGGGAAAGCGGAGTATTGCTGCGACGGAGAGTTTGGTTCGCCGGCGGCGTGTAAACCGTCGGTGTATTCGGAGATATTCAAATCGGCGTGTCCGAAAGCGTATAGCTACGCTTTTGATGACGCAACGAGCACGTTTACGTGTTCTGGTGCTGATTACACTATCACATTTTGTCCTACTTCTTTACCAag TTTGAAATCATTGATGGATTCTGGGGCAGGATCATCAGTTGAGCAAGCAGCCGTAGCTACAAAATCATGGATAGCAAATTTAGCAACAGGAGCTTCCACAAGAACTCAACATTTTGCACCTTTCATTTCTGCATTTTTTGTAGCTCttactttcattattctttctaaTTTAATCTCTTAG
- the LOC112796544 gene encoding oligopeptide transporter 7 isoform X1, with amino-acid sequence MVFSYTKTLCFPVSFVSVHIEPPLIVPENSPAEEDYEDSPIEQVSLTVPVTDDPFVPVFTFRTWILGTLACVLLSFLNQFFWYRREPLSLTAISAQIAVVPAGHLLAATVTDRRFWKGTRFEFTMNPGKFSVKEHVLITIFANSGAASVYAIHFVSAVKVFYRKEVTVLMGFLVVITTHLLGFCWAGLLRRYLVEPAGMWWPQNLVQVSLFRALHEKEERPKGGLTRNQFFFMAFVCSFAYYVLPGYLFPMLTSLSWMCWMFPNSIVAQQIGSGLHGLGLGVVGFDWSSICAYLGSPLASPWFATANVAAGFAIFVYVLIPSAYWLNIYNARKFPILSDELFMSNGQKYNISDIIDPNFRLDLEAYERDGPLYLSISFAMAYGFAFACLSATLVHVLLFHGRDILQLSKSAFQEKKIDIHTKLMRKNYKQVPEWWFICILLFNITAIMFICRYYNDQLQLPWWGVVLACVVALSFTLPIGIIRATTNQAPALNVITEYIIGYIYPGYPIANILFKTYGNGSMKLGISFLQDFKLGHYMKIPPRSMFVAQILGTTISALIHLTTAWWLMSTIPDICDRELLPASSPWTCPTDHVFYDASVIWGLIGPHRIFGDLGHYSAINWFFLAGAIAPLLVWLAHKTFPNKHWIRLITMPVILAAVAEMPPGTPVNYTSWILVGFLSGFVAYRYYRGWWSRHNYALSGGLDAGLAFMGVLLYLCLGMENVNLNWWGSEVDGCPLASCPTAQGVTAQGCPLY; translated from the exons CGGAAAACTCGCCGGCGGAGGAGGACTACGAAGACTCTCCGATTGAGCAAGTTTCGCTGACAGTCCCGGTCACCGACGATCCCTTCGTACCGGTATTCACCTTCAGGACATGGATACTAGGAACCCTAGCATGCGTGCTTCTCTCGTTCCTGAACCAGTTCTTCTGGTACCGGAGGGAGCCGCTATCCCTGACGGCGATATCGGCGCAGATAGCGGTGGTTCCGGCGGGGCACCTGCTGGCGGCGACGGTGACGGATCGAAGGTTCTGGAAGGGAACGAGGTTTGAGTTCACGATGAATCCGGGGAAGTTCAGCGTGAAGGAGCACGTGCTTATCACGATTTTCGCGAACTCCGGCGCGGCGAGTGTTTATGCGATTCATTTTGTGAGTGCCGTTAAGGTGTTTTACCGGAAAGAGGTTACTGTATTGATGGGCTTTTTGGTGGTTATAACGACTCACTTGTTGGGCTTTTGTTGGGCCGGGCTTCTAAGGAGGTACTTGGTTGAGCCTGCTGGTATGTGGTGGCCACAAAATCTTGTCCAGGTCTCTCTTTTCAG GGCACTGCATGAGAAGGAGGAGAGGCCAAAAGGAGGGTTAACTCGGAATCAGTTCTTCTTCATGGCATTTGTTTGCAGTTTTGCTTATTATGTCTTACCAGGCTACCTATTCCCAATGTTAACTTCACTTTCTTGGATGTGTTGGATGTTTCCCAACTCCATTGTAGCACAACAAATAGGTTCAGGATTACATGGTCTTGGACTTGGTGTTGTTGGTTTTGACTGGTCTAGCATATGTGCTTATCTTGGTAGCCCTTTGGCTAGTCCTTGGTTTGCTACTGCTAATGTTGCTGCTGGTTTTGCCATTTTTGTCTATGTCCTCATTCCCTCTGCTTATTGGCTGAATATCTACAATGCAAGAAAATTTCCCATACTTTCAGATGAACTATTCATGTCCAATGGCCAGAAATACAACATATCAGATATTATAGACCCTAACTTTCGCCTCGACCTAGAGGCATACGAGCGCGATGGCCCTCTTTATCTTAGCATAAGCTTTGCAATGGCATATGGCTTTGCTTTTGCTTGCCTTTCTGCAACCCTTGTTCATGTACTCCTCTTCCATGGAAG GGACATATTACAACTAAGCAAGTCTGCGTTCCAAGAGAAGAAGATTGATATACACACTAAGCTGAtgagaaaaaattataaacaagTTCCTGAATGGTGGTTTATTTGCATTCTATTGTTCAACATCACTGCAATTATGTTCATATGCAGATATTATAACGATCAACTCCAGCTTCCATGGTGGGGTGTGGTGTTAGCATGTGTTGTTGCTCTGTCATTCACTCTTCCAATTGGAATCATTAGAGCTACAACAAATCAG GCACCGGCTTTGAATGTTATCACAGAATACATAATTGGATACATCTATCCAGGATATCCCATTGCAAACATTTTGTTTAAGACATATGGAAATGGAAGTATGAAACTGGGGATTTCATTTTTGCAAGACTTCAAGCTTGGCCATTACATGAAGATCCCTCCTAGATCAATGTTCGTTGCACAG ATACTTGGCACTACTATATCCGCTTTGATCCATTTAACAACAGCATGGTGGCTCATGAGCACTATTCCAGACATATGTGATAGAGAATTGCTTCCAGCAAGTAGTCCATGGACTTGCCCCACTGATCATGTATTCTATGATGCATCTGTCATATGGGGTTTGATAGGTCCTCACAGAATCTTTGGAGATCTTGGACACTACTCAGCCATAAACTGGTTCTTCTTGGCTGGTGCTATTGCTCCTTTATTAGTATGGCTAGCACACAAAACCTTCCCAAACAAACATTGGATTAGACTTATAACCATGCCAGTTATCTTGGCCGCGGTAGCCGAAATGCCTCCGGGCACACCAGTGAACTACACTAGTTGGATTCTTGTTGGATTCCTCTCAGGATTTGTGGCCTACCGATACTATCGCGGGTGGTGGAGCCGACACAATTATGCCTTGTCCGGAGGACTTGATGCCGGATTAGCATTCATGGGAGTGCTGCTTTACTTGTGTTTAGGGATGGAAAATGTTAACTTAAACTGGTGGGGGAGTGAAGTGGATGGTTGCCCTTTAGCTTCATGTCCAACTGCTCAAGGTGTCACAGCTCAAGGGTGTCCTCTATACTAA
- the LOC112796544 gene encoding oligopeptide transporter 7 isoform X2 produces the protein MANHHEIHAPLLHIEPPLIVPENSPAEEDYEDSPIEQVSLTVPVTDDPFVPVFTFRTWILGTLACVLLSFLNQFFWYRREPLSLTAISAQIAVVPAGHLLAATVTDRRFWKGTRFEFTMNPGKFSVKEHVLITIFANSGAASVYAIHFVSAVKVFYRKEVTVLMGFLVVITTHLLGFCWAGLLRRYLVEPAGMWWPQNLVQVSLFRALHEKEERPKGGLTRNQFFFMAFVCSFAYYVLPGYLFPMLTSLSWMCWMFPNSIVAQQIGSGLHGLGLGVVGFDWSSICAYLGSPLASPWFATANVAAGFAIFVYVLIPSAYWLNIYNARKFPILSDELFMSNGQKYNISDIIDPNFRLDLEAYERDGPLYLSISFAMAYGFAFACLSATLVHVLLFHGRDILQLSKSAFQEKKIDIHTKLMRKNYKQVPEWWFICILLFNITAIMFICRYYNDQLQLPWWGVVLACVVALSFTLPIGIIRATTNQAPALNVITEYIIGYIYPGYPIANILFKTYGNGSMKLGISFLQDFKLGHYMKIPPRSMFVAQILGTTISALIHLTTAWWLMSTIPDICDRELLPASSPWTCPTDHVFYDASVIWGLIGPHRIFGDLGHYSAINWFFLAGAIAPLLVWLAHKTFPNKHWIRLITMPVILAAVAEMPPGTPVNYTSWILVGFLSGFVAYRYYRGWWSRHNYALSGGLDAGLAFMGVLLYLCLGMENVNLNWWGSEVDGCPLASCPTAQGVTAQGCPLY, from the exons CGGAAAACTCGCCGGCGGAGGAGGACTACGAAGACTCTCCGATTGAGCAAGTTTCGCTGACAGTCCCGGTCACCGACGATCCCTTCGTACCGGTATTCACCTTCAGGACATGGATACTAGGAACCCTAGCATGCGTGCTTCTCTCGTTCCTGAACCAGTTCTTCTGGTACCGGAGGGAGCCGCTATCCCTGACGGCGATATCGGCGCAGATAGCGGTGGTTCCGGCGGGGCACCTGCTGGCGGCGACGGTGACGGATCGAAGGTTCTGGAAGGGAACGAGGTTTGAGTTCACGATGAATCCGGGGAAGTTCAGCGTGAAGGAGCACGTGCTTATCACGATTTTCGCGAACTCCGGCGCGGCGAGTGTTTATGCGATTCATTTTGTGAGTGCCGTTAAGGTGTTTTACCGGAAAGAGGTTACTGTATTGATGGGCTTTTTGGTGGTTATAACGACTCACTTGTTGGGCTTTTGTTGGGCCGGGCTTCTAAGGAGGTACTTGGTTGAGCCTGCTGGTATGTGGTGGCCACAAAATCTTGTCCAGGTCTCTCTTTTCAG GGCACTGCATGAGAAGGAGGAGAGGCCAAAAGGAGGGTTAACTCGGAATCAGTTCTTCTTCATGGCATTTGTTTGCAGTTTTGCTTATTATGTCTTACCAGGCTACCTATTCCCAATGTTAACTTCACTTTCTTGGATGTGTTGGATGTTTCCCAACTCCATTGTAGCACAACAAATAGGTTCAGGATTACATGGTCTTGGACTTGGTGTTGTTGGTTTTGACTGGTCTAGCATATGTGCTTATCTTGGTAGCCCTTTGGCTAGTCCTTGGTTTGCTACTGCTAATGTTGCTGCTGGTTTTGCCATTTTTGTCTATGTCCTCATTCCCTCTGCTTATTGGCTGAATATCTACAATGCAAGAAAATTTCCCATACTTTCAGATGAACTATTCATGTCCAATGGCCAGAAATACAACATATCAGATATTATAGACCCTAACTTTCGCCTCGACCTAGAGGCATACGAGCGCGATGGCCCTCTTTATCTTAGCATAAGCTTTGCAATGGCATATGGCTTTGCTTTTGCTTGCCTTTCTGCAACCCTTGTTCATGTACTCCTCTTCCATGGAAG GGACATATTACAACTAAGCAAGTCTGCGTTCCAAGAGAAGAAGATTGATATACACACTAAGCTGAtgagaaaaaattataaacaagTTCCTGAATGGTGGTTTATTTGCATTCTATTGTTCAACATCACTGCAATTATGTTCATATGCAGATATTATAACGATCAACTCCAGCTTCCATGGTGGGGTGTGGTGTTAGCATGTGTTGTTGCTCTGTCATTCACTCTTCCAATTGGAATCATTAGAGCTACAACAAATCAG GCACCGGCTTTGAATGTTATCACAGAATACATAATTGGATACATCTATCCAGGATATCCCATTGCAAACATTTTGTTTAAGACATATGGAAATGGAAGTATGAAACTGGGGATTTCATTTTTGCAAGACTTCAAGCTTGGCCATTACATGAAGATCCCTCCTAGATCAATGTTCGTTGCACAG ATACTTGGCACTACTATATCCGCTTTGATCCATTTAACAACAGCATGGTGGCTCATGAGCACTATTCCAGACATATGTGATAGAGAATTGCTTCCAGCAAGTAGTCCATGGACTTGCCCCACTGATCATGTATTCTATGATGCATCTGTCATATGGGGTTTGATAGGTCCTCACAGAATCTTTGGAGATCTTGGACACTACTCAGCCATAAACTGGTTCTTCTTGGCTGGTGCTATTGCTCCTTTATTAGTATGGCTAGCACACAAAACCTTCCCAAACAAACATTGGATTAGACTTATAACCATGCCAGTTATCTTGGCCGCGGTAGCCGAAATGCCTCCGGGCACACCAGTGAACTACACTAGTTGGATTCTTGTTGGATTCCTCTCAGGATTTGTGGCCTACCGATACTATCGCGGGTGGTGGAGCCGACACAATTATGCCTTGTCCGGAGGACTTGATGCCGGATTAGCATTCATGGGAGTGCTGCTTTACTTGTGTTTAGGGATGGAAAATGTTAACTTAAACTGGTGGGGGAGTGAAGTGGATGGTTGCCCTTTAGCTTCATGTCCAACTGCTCAAGGTGTCACAGCTCAAGGGTGTCCTCTATACTAA